A genomic region of Scomber japonicus isolate fScoJap1 chromosome 5, fScoJap1.pri, whole genome shotgun sequence contains the following coding sequences:
- the LOC128359020 gene encoding protein NLRC3-like, producing the protein ELLDEHQISLSSTCDCVTQGTDEAESKVPLNRIYTEVYITDGLSEEVNTQHEVRQLETAYKMKTLHDTPIKCHDIFKVLPDQQVNEDVNTQHEVRQVRVVLTNGVAGIGKTVSVQKFTLDWVQRSKNQDISLMIPFLFRALNLIKDEQYSLLMLIHVFYPTLQKLTAEKLTVCKVLFIFDGLDESRLSLDFNNNEVVSDVTQKSSVSVLLTNLIKGKLLPSALIWITSRPAAANQIPPSCVDRITEVRGFTDAQKEEYFRRQFSDEEKSSKIISHIKTSRSLHIMCHIPVFCWITATVLDHMLTTDQRGELPKTLTNMYSHFLLVQTKRKKNKYSTQKTKKKNKYDEGHEKSPQELTKADGELLLKLGRLAFEQLEKGNIMFYQEDLEQCGLDVTEASVLSGFCTELFKRESVLFKKTVYSFVHLSIQEFLAAVYMYHCYTYMKTEVLKDFLYGNHSYSFLDEFLKGAMEKSLKSKSGHLDLFVRFLHGLSLKSNQSLLRGLLGLTEHSLETIQRVIDNLKEMNSEFISPDRSINIFHCLTEMNDRSVHQEIQEFLKSENRSKKELSGIQCSALAYMLQMSEEVLDEFDMKKYNTSDEGRQRLIPAVRNCRKAQLFDCGLSETHCEVVASALKSNPSHLRYLDLSRNNLQDSGCNPSHLGELYLSNNKLQDSGVKDLSAVLESPDSRLETLGLSGCSLTEISCASLASALKYNSSHLRDLDLRLNNLKDSDVKQLCDLKESTDCKLETLSVLTHGILVWYGSSSEADKKSLQRIIKKQTPGTHHN; encoded by the exons gagcttttagatgaacatcagatcagtctgagcagcacatgtgattgtgtgactcaaggaactgatgaagcagaaaGTAAAGTCCCCCTCAACAGAATCTACACTGAGGTCTACATCACAGATGGACtcagtgaagaggttaatacccaacatgaggtgaggcagcttgaaactgcttacaagatgaagaccctccatgacactccaatcaagtgtcacgACATCTTTAAAGTATTACCTGACCAACAGGTAAATGAGGatgttaatacccaacatgaggtgaggca agtcagagtcGTTTTGACAAATGGAGTTGCTGGCATTGGAAAAACCGTATCagtgcagaagttcactctggactgggtaCAGCGCTCCaaaaaccaagatatcagtctgatGATTCCGTTCTTGTTCAGggcgctgaacttgatcaaagatgagcagtacagtctgcttatgctgatccatgttttctatccaacattacagaagctcacagcagagaagctcactgtctgtaaagttttgttcatctttgacggcctggatgaaagcagactttcactggatttcaacaacaatgaggtcgtgtctgatgtcacacagaagtcatcagtcagcgtgctgttgacaaacctcatcaaggggaagctgcttccctcggctctcatctggataacttcccgacctgcagcagccaatcagatccctccttcatgtgtggacaggaTAACAGAAGTACGCGGATTCACTGACGctcagaaggaggagtacttcaggaggcaattcagtgatgaagagaaGTCCAGcaaaatcatctcacacatcaagacatccaggagcctgcacatcatgtgtcacatcccagtcttctgctggatcactgctacagttctggaccacatgttgactacagaccagagaggagagctgcccaaaaCCCTGACtaacatgtactcacacttcctgctagttcagacaaagaggaagaagaacaagtatagcacacaaaagacaaagaagaagaacaagtatgatgagggacatgagaagagtccacaggagctgacgaaGGCTGATGGTgaacttcttctgaagctggggaggctggcatttgaacaactggagaaaggaaacatcatgttctaccaagaagacctggagcagtgtggtcttgatgtcacagaggcctctgtGTTATCAGGATTTTGTACAGAgctcttcaaaagagagagtgtgctCTTCaagaaaacagtctacagctttgttcatctgagcattcaggagtttctggctgcagtctacatgtaccactgttacacctaCATGAAGACagaggtactgaaggacttcTTGTATGGAAATCACAGTTACTCATTTTTAGATGAGTTCCTGAAgggagccatggagaaatctctcaaaagtaaaagtggccacctggacctgtttgtccgcttccttcatggcctctctctgaagtccaaccagagtctcttaagAGGCCTGCTGGGTCTGACAGAACACAGTCTAGAAACCATCCAAAGAGTCATCgacaacctgaaggagatgaacagtgagtttatctctcctgacagaagcatcaacatcttccactgtctgacgGAGATGAAtgaccgctcagtacatcaggaaatccaagagttcctgaagtcagagaacagatcaaagAAAGAACTCTCTGGGATCcagtgctcagctctggcctacatgctgcagatgtcagaggaggttctggatgagtttgatatgaagaagtacaacacatcggATGAGGGACGACAGAGACTGATTCCTGCTGTgcggaactgcagaaaggctca ACTTTTTGACTGCGGACTCTCTGAGACTCATtgtgaagttgtggcctcagctctgaagtccaacccctcccatctgagataCCTGGACCTAAGTAgaaacaacctgcaggattcagga tgcaacccctcccatctcgGAGAGCTTTATCTAAgcaacaacaagctgcaggattcaggagtgaaggaTCTGTCTGCTGTACTGGAGAGTCCAGACagtagactggagactctggg attgagTGGCTGCAGTTTGAcggagatcagctgtgcttctctggcatCAGCTCTGAAgtacaactcctcccatctcAGAGATTTGGATCTGAGATTgaacaacctgaaggattcagatgtgaagcagctgtgtgatcttaAGGAGAGTACAGACTGCAagctggagactctgag TGTCCTCACTCACGGCATCCTGGTGTGGTATGGTAGCAGCTCTGAAGCAGACAAAAAGTCCCTGCAGAGAATCATAAAAAAGCAAACCCCCGGAACACATCACAACTAA